TCACCCACCGCCAACACGTCGAGATACCCGGAGAGGCCATCGATCTGCGGGATTCCCTGCTGATGGTGGCCGATGATGCCCCAGCGGTTCTCCGGGGTGTCGGGGTTGGCGCCCGGAGGCACCTTCACGTTGCTGGTCTTGCCGCGGAAGAACTCGTTGAAGTAGCCGAACTGGAACCGGCCCTGTGTCGCCTCGCTGAATGCGTACCGGTATTCGGGAATGACGCCGACCCGGAGCGACGTCTCGATGTCGCCGCTCACGGTCAGGTCCTGGTTCTTGTCGATCGCCCAGTAGCCGGGCTGGAGGAGCTGGAAGCCACGCCGGTTGGAGATGCCGACGCGCGGAAACAACAACCCGCTCTGCCGCTCCCGGAACACCGGGAAGGCGGCACGCGGCAGCCACAGCACCGGAACGTCGAGGATGTCGAAGGTGCCGCCCTCGAGCGTCCCGTAGCCGTCGACGGTCACGTCCAGGGTGTCGCCGGCGATGCTCCAGTCCGGCTTCCCGTCCTCGCAGTTGCAGGTGGTGAAGCGGCCGTTCTCGATGCGATAGCGCTGCCCCAACCCCTTCTCGATGCGGTCGCCGCTCAACGAGTATCCGAGCCGGTCGGCGTTGATGTGCGCCCCCTGCAGCTCGCCGGTCTCGTTGTTCATGTCGAGGAAGATGGCATCGGCGCTGATCTGCGCCTCGGGACTGAGCAGCACCGCGTCGCCGATCGCCCGCGCCTCGCTGGTGCGGCGGTTGAACTCCACGGTGTCCGCCTGCAGCGTCGTGTCGCCGCGGCGGATGAGCACGTCGCCGGTCGCCGACAGGATCTCGCCGCGCTGATCGTAGTCGAGTGACTGCGCGTCGATGGTGATCTCCTCATTTCGCGCCGGCTCCTCGGCGGCGACGCGCACCCCGGCGGTCGCCAGCGCGAGCAGCACCGCGGCGCCGCGAATCCACCCGGCGGCGCCGCGCCCGCATCCCCCCTTCACGGCTGCGCCGCTCCCTGGGCCGACGCGACGGGCGCCCCCGGCGCGACGCCCAGCTCATAGAGGGCGCCGATCAGAAACAGCGATCCGCAGGCCAGCACGACGCCGTCGCGCCCGGCGCGCTGCCGCGCCAGCCCCCAGGCGCGTTCGACGTCGGGCTCCGCCCGCGCCGCACAGGCGGCGGGAAATGCCGCCGCCACCGCCGCCGCCGGCGCCGCCCGCCGGGGCAGCGCTTCGGTGACGACGACGCTGCGGCAGAACGGCGCCAATCGCGTCACCATCGCCGGCCAGTCCTTGTCCGCCATCACCGCGAACAACAGGTCCACCGGGCGCCCCCCGGTCAGCCCAGGCAGCGCCGCCGTCAGGCTGTCGATCCCGTCGCGGTTGTGGGCGCCGTCGACGATCGTCAGCGGCGCCCGGCCGATCACCTCGAGTCTCCCGGGCCAGCGCACCGACCGCAGCCCCTGGCGCACGGCCGTCTCGTTCACCGGCAGCGCCGCGCGCACGACCCCCAGCGCCGCCAGCGCCGTCGCCGCGTTGTCCCGCTGATGCGCCCCGCGCAGGCCGACCTCGAGGTCGCGCAGCGTCCATCCCGCGCCGCGCAACGACAGCCGCTCCTCGCCCTCGACGCGGTAGTCGCGTCCCGCCGCCAGGACCGGCGCCCCCCGTTCCCGGGCCAGCCGCAACAGAACCGCCAGCGCCTCGCCGCCGATGCGCCCCAACACCACCGGCCGCCCGGGCTTGATGATGCCCCCCTTCTCGACGGCGATCGCCGCCACGGTGTCCCCCAACCACTGGGTGTGGTCGAGGCCGATCGTCGTGATGACCGCTGCCAGCGGGTCGATGACGTTGGTCGCGTCGAGGCGGCCGCCGAGTCCGACCTCCACGACCGCGACGTCGATCCCGACGCGCGCGAAGTGAAGGAACGCCATCACGGTCAGGATCTCGAAGAAGGTCAGGCCGATCCCGTGCGCCAATGTCGCCGCCCGGACCTCATCGGCCGTCGCCACCAGCGCCTGGCGCGACATCGCGACGCCGCCGATGGTGATGCGCTCCCCGAGCTCCACGAGATGCGGCGAGGTGTAGCGACCGACGCGGTAGCCGGCGGCGCCGAGACAGGCGTCGAGCATGGCGGCGACCGAGCCCTTGCCGTTGGTGCCGGCGATGTGGAGCGCCGGGTAGGCCCGCTGGGGATCGCCGAGGCGGCGCAGCGCCAGCGCCACCCGCTCGAGCTTGAAATCCATCCCCTTGGCCGCCTCGAGAGCGTACAGCCAGTCGAGCGTGCGCGGGTAGTCGGTCATCTATCGCTGCCGGTTGTGCCGTCCGCGGTCGCGGCCGACGTTGTCCTATACGCAACGCCGAAATGCCGCGCTACCGCGCCGGCTGCTGGCCGCACGGCTCCGGCTCGTGCGCGTCGCTGGTGCGGGGGCGGCGCGCGGGCCGCGGCTACCCGGCGGCGGGCGTGGTGCGCCGGCAGGCGCCCTTCAGCGCCCGAATGAAGTGGCCAACCTCGCCCACCAGACCGGGCGATCCGGCCTGCGTCTCGATGATGCGGACCAAGGCGCTGCCGACCACCACCGCGTCCGCATAGCGCGCCACCGCGCCGGCCTCGGCCGGGGTGCTGATGCCGAAGCCGACGCCGATCGGCAGCCGGCAGGTGGCGCGCAGGTCGGCGACCATGCGCTCGACATCGCCCGCGTCGATGGCCTTGCTGCCCGTGATGCCGGTCATCGAGACGAAGTAGACGAAGCCGCTCGCCTTTCGCAGCACCGTCCGCACCCGCCCGGCATCGCTGGTGGGCGCCAGCAGGAAGATGATGTCCAGGCCCGCGGCGCGCGCCGGGCTCCACAGCTCGTCGGCTTCCTCCGGCGGCAGATCCACGACCAGCAGCGCGTCCACGCCGGCCTGCCGCGCGTCCTCGGCCAGACGCGCCGGGCCGTAGTGGAAGATCGGGTTGTAATAGCCGAAGAGGATGATCGGCGTCGTCATGCCGCCGCGCCGCAGCTCGGCGACCAGTTCGAGGATCTGGCGCAGCGACGTGCGGCGCGCCAGCGCCCGCAGCCCGGCGCGCTGGATCACCGGACCGTCGGCCGTCGGGTCCGAGAACGGCACCCCGAGCTCGATGAGGTCGGCCCCCGCCTCCGCCGCCTCGAGCAGCAGCGCCCGCGTCACCTCGAGATCCGGATCGCCGGCCATCAGGAACGGCACCAGCGCCGCCTCGCCGCGCCGCCCCAGGGCGGCGAAGGTATTCGCGATTCGGCTCATCTCCCTCTCCGTCAGAGGGTCACGCCCAGATAGGCGGCGACGCTGTTCATGTCCTTGTCGCCGCGACCCGAGAGATTGACGACGACGATCTGGTCGCGCCCCATGGACGGCGCGACGGCGATCGCGTGCGCGACGGCATGCGCCGACTCGAGCGCCGGGATGATCCCCTCGGTGGCGGTGAGCCGCTGCAGCGCCGCCACGGCCTCGGCGTCGGTGACCGCGACGTAGCGGGCGCGGCCGGTGTCGTGCAGCCACGCGTGCTCGGGGCCGACGCCGGGGTAGTCCAGCCCGGCCGAGATCGAGTGCGCCTCGCGGATCTGTCCCAGCTCGTCCTGCAGCACGTACGTCTTCTTGCCGTGCAGCACCCCGACCATGCCGCCGCTGATCGACGCCGCGTGTCGACCGGTGTCGACGCCGTCGCCCGCCGCCTCGACGCCGGTCATCGCCACCCCGGCGTCATTGATGAAGGGATGGAACAGCCCCATCGCGTTGCTGCCGCCGCCGATGCAGGCGATCAGCAGATCCGGCAGCCGCCCCTCCCGCTTCAGGATCTGCCGGCGCGCCTCGATGCCGATCACCGACTGGAAGTCGCGCACGATCATCGGATACGGGTGCGGCCCCATCGTCGAGCCGACCAGATAGTAGGTCGTGCGCACGTTGGTCACCCAGTCGCGCAGCGCCTCGTTCACCGCATCCTTCAGCGTCGCGCTGCCGCTGCGCACCGGGTGCACGGTGGCGCCGAGCAGCTTCATGCGGAAGACGTTGAGCGACTGGCGCCGCACGTCCTCGGCGCCCATGAAGACTTCGCACTGCATGCCGAGCAGCGCGGTCACCGTCGCCGTCGCCACGCCGTGCTGGCCGGCGCCCGTCTCGGCGATCAGGCGTGGCTTGCCCATGCGCCGCGCCAGGAGTCCCTGGCCGACCGTGTTGTTGATCTTGTGCGCGCCGGTGTGGCAGAGGTCCTCGCGCTTCAGATAGATCTTCGCCCCGCCCAGTTGCTCGCTCAGGCGGCGCGCGAAGTAGAGCGGGGTCTCGCGCCCCGCGTACTCGCGCAGATAGTCGCGCACCTCCTGGCGGAAGTCGCGGTCGCGCCGCAGCGCGCGGTAGGCGGTGTCGAGCTCGAGCAGCGCCGGCATCAACGTCTCGGCGACGTAGCGGCCGCCGAACGCGCCGAAGTGTCCGAGGCGATCAGGCAGTGCGGGCATTGGCGATGAACCGTTCCACTTTCTCCGGGTCCTTGATACCGGGCGCCGACTCCACCCCGGAGGCGACGTCGACCGCCGCCGGATGCACGGCGCGCACCGCGTCGGCCACCGTATCGGGCGTCAGCCCGCCGGCCAGGATCAGGCGCTCGTTGGGCACCCCGACCACCCATGCCAGCGGCACCCGGCGCCCGGTGCCGCCGGCCTGGCCGGCGACGTGGGCGTCGGCGAGCACGTAGTCGACGGGATACGCCGCGGCCGCGGCCAACGCCTGCGGGCCGTCGACCCGTACCGCCTTGATGGTCTTGCGGTTCCAGCCGCGGCACAGCGCCGCCGGCTCCTGGCCATGGAACTGGATCGCGGTCAGGCCGACGCGCTCGGCGACCGCGGCGATCGCGTCGCGATCGGCGTCGACGAAGATCCCCACCGTGCACACCGTTGGCGGCAGCGCCGCCGCGATCGCGGCCGCCGCCTCGACGGACACGCAGCGCGGGCTGCGCGGGAAGAAGTTGAGACCGATGGCGTCGGCGCCGGCGCGCGCCGCGTGCAGCGCGTCGGCCAGCCGGGTGACGCCGCAGATCTTCACCCGCGTCACGGCCGCTCCTCGGCGAGCAACGCCTGCAGCGCGGCGCCCGGGTCGGCCCGGCGCATGAGCGATTCGCCGACCAGGAAGACGTGGTAGCCGGCGCGGCGCAGGCGGGCGATGTCGGCCGCGGTCTCGATGCCGCTCTCCGCCACCGCCAATACCCCCGCCGGCAGGCGCGGAAACAGACGCTCCGCCGTCTCCAGGGTGGTGACGAAGGTCCG
The genomic region above belongs to bacterium and contains:
- the trpB gene encoding tryptophan synthase subunit beta, with translation MPALPDRLGHFGAFGGRYVAETLMPALLELDTAYRALRRDRDFRQEVRDYLREYAGRETPLYFARRLSEQLGGAKIYLKREDLCHTGAHKINNTVGQGLLARRMGKPRLIAETGAGQHGVATATVTALLGMQCEVFMGAEDVRRQSLNVFRMKLLGATVHPVRSGSATLKDAVNEALRDWVTNVRTTYYLVGSTMGPHPYPMIVRDFQSVIGIEARRQILKREGRLPDLLIACIGGGSNAMGLFHPFINDAGVAMTGVEAAGDGVDTGRHAASISGGMVGVLHGKKTYVLQDELGQIREAHSISAGLDYPGVGPEHAWLHDTGRARYVAVTDAEAVAALQRLTATEGIIPALESAHAVAHAIAVAPSMGRDQIVVVNLSGRGDKDMNSVAAYLGVTL
- the trpA gene encoding tryptophan synthase subunit alpha, which translates into the protein MSRIANTFAALGRRGEAALVPFLMAGDPDLEVTRALLLEAAEAGADLIELGVPFSDPTADGPVIQRAGLRALARRTSLRQILELVAELRRGGMTTPIILFGYYNPIFHYGPARLAEDARQAGVDALLVVDLPPEEADELWSPARAAGLDIIFLLAPTSDAGRVRTVLRKASGFVYFVSMTGITGSKAIDAGDVERMVADLRATCRLPIGVGFGISTPAEAGAVARYADAVVVGSALVRIIETQAGSPGLVGEVGHFIRALKGACRRTTPAAG
- a CDS encoding bifunctional folylpolyglutamate synthase/dihydrofolate synthase translates to MTDYPRTLDWLYALEAAKGMDFKLERVALALRRLGDPQRAYPALHIAGTNGKGSVAAMLDACLGAAGYRVGRYTSPHLVELGERITIGGVAMSRQALVATADEVRAATLAHGIGLTFFEILTVMAFLHFARVGIDVAVVEVGLGGRLDATNVIDPLAAVITTIGLDHTQWLGDTVAAIAVEKGGIIKPGRPVVLGRIGGEALAVLLRLARERGAPVLAAGRDYRVEGEERLSLRGAGWTLRDLEVGLRGAHQRDNAATALAALGVVRAALPVNETAVRQGLRSVRWPGRLEVIGRAPLTIVDGAHNRDGIDSLTAALPGLTGGRPVDLLFAVMADKDWPAMVTRLAPFCRSVVVTEALPRRAAPAAAVAAAFPAACAARAEPDVERAWGLARQRAGRDGVVLACGSLFLIGALYELGVAPGAPVASAQGAAQP
- a CDS encoding phosphoribosylanthranilate isomerase, translating into MTRVKICGVTRLADALHAARAGADAIGLNFFPRSPRCVSVEAAAAIAAALPPTVCTVGIFVDADRDAIAAVAERVGLTAIQFHGQEPAALCRGWNRKTIKAVRVDGPQALAAAAAYPVDYVLADAHVAGQAGGTGRRVPLAWVVGVPNERLILAGGLTPDTVADAVRAVHPAAVDVASGVESAPGIKDPEKVERFIANARTA